The Chloroflexota bacterium genome has a segment encoding these proteins:
- a CDS encoding TIGR03619 family F420-dependent LLM class oxidoreductase has translation MAVRFGLGLPCIHPMGTPLWTDEQVVAGVEAVAKKADALGYDLVSCCDHAVIPAERNPDMGHRWFDALATLSYVAGMTSRVRVLTSVLILPYRSPFDVAKAYGTLDALSNGRLTLGVGIGHLVREFETLKANYTERAAVTDEYIQIIKALWSKDAAGYSGKYWTFEPMMISPRPVQQPHPPVWVGGNSTAAAARAARYGEGWHPFSITPGEYRDCTAVIRKVSAETKRQQPLTCNAPVGSIAPAAVHKSAIPGTLTSAEETCAKIQEYLDAGATNIYANFRYRELSHLLESMDWFAKEVMPKYE, from the coding sequence GTGGCGGTGCGCTTCGGCCTTGGCCTGCCGTGTATCCACCCCATGGGGACGCCGCTCTGGACGGACGAGCAGGTCGTCGCGGGGGTGGAGGCTGTGGCGAAGAAGGCCGACGCCCTCGGGTACGACCTTGTCTCCTGCTGCGACCACGCCGTTATCCCAGCCGAGCGCAACCCAGACATGGGGCACCGCTGGTTCGATGCGCTGGCAACGCTGAGCTACGTGGCAGGTATGACGAGCCGGGTGCGCGTCCTCACCAGCGTTCTGATCCTGCCCTACCGCTCGCCCTTTGACGTGGCCAAGGCATACGGCACGCTGGACGCCCTCTCCAACGGGCGGCTCACCCTGGGGGTGGGCATCGGCCACCTGGTGCGGGAGTTCGAGACGCTGAAGGCGAACTACACCGAACGGGCCGCCGTGACGGATGAGTACATCCAGATCATCAAGGCGTTGTGGAGCAAGGATGCCGCGGGATACTCCGGGAAATACTGGACGTTCGAGCCGATGATGATTTCTCCGAGGCCCGTCCAACAGCCGCACCCGCCCGTGTGGGTGGGCGGCAACAGCACAGCCGCAGCCGCACGGGCGGCGCGATACGGCGAAGGGTGGCACCCCTTCTCCATCACGCCGGGGGAGTACCGCGATTGCACGGCGGTAATCCGGAAGGTTTCCGCAGAGACGAAGCGGCAGCAGCCCCTGACGTGTAACGCGCCAGTGGGAAGCATCGCGCCTGCCGCGGTCCACAAGAGCGCCATCCCCGGGACGCTGACCAGCGCCGAGGAGACGTGCGCCAAGATACAGGAGTATCTGGACGCGGGGGCCACGAACATCTACGCTAACTTCCGCTACCGGGAGCTGAGCCACCTGCTGGAGTCCATGGACTGGTTCGCGAAGGAAGTGATGCCGAAGTACGAATAG